From a region of the Salvelinus sp. IW2-2015 unplaced genomic scaffold, ASM291031v2 Un_scaffold2152, whole genome shotgun sequence genome:
- the LOC112073114 gene encoding claudin-18 isoform X2 — translation MGTSVIQHIGFILVMLQAVRALMIVGIVLGAIGCLIAIXALKSLKMGNMEDNVKATMTLTSGVMFLLAGVCGIAGVSVFANLIVSSFRFTTYAGSRYGGGGVLGGLGGSLTPRYTFGTALFVGWIGGAVLVVGGVMMCIACRGMIPSEKRLGYGVAYKAASQHTTVYKDDTKPRLAYDESFRAQSMNGRHSNQQYV, via the exons ATGGGCACCTCAGTGATTCAGCATATCGGCTTCATTCTGG TTATGCTCCAAGCTGTGCGGGCACTGATGATAGTGGGGATAGTTCTGGGAGCCATCGGCTGTCTGATCGCCATCTTWGCCCTCAAGAGTCTGAAGATGGGAAATATGGAGGACAACGTCAAGGCTACCATGACACTGACCTCTGGGGTCATGTTTCTGCTTGCAG GTGTCTGTGGCATTGCTGGAGTGTCTGTCTTTGCCAACCTAATCGTGTCCAGCTTCCGGTTCACCACCTATGCAGGCAGTAgatatggaggaggaggagtgctaGGAGGACTTGGAGGATCTCTCACTCCCAG GTACACCTTTGGCACCGCCCTCTTTGTGGGGTGGATAGGCGGGGCTGTGTTGGTCGTAGGAGGAGTTATGATGTGTATTGCCTGCAGAGGGATGATTCCATCAGAGAAGCGACTAGG TTATGGGGTGGCCTACAAAGCTGCGTCCCAACACACAACAGTGTACAAGGATGACACGAAACCCAGACTCGCCTATGACGAGTCTTTCAGAGCCCAGAGTATGAATGGAAGACACTCCAACCAGCAATATGTGTGA
- the LOC112073114 gene encoding claudin-18 isoform X1, with the protein MGTSVIQHIGFILGVLGQFLVSAATAMDMWGLQDRSFSVITSVYTYSGLWKSCVENSSGMTQCRPYFTILGLPIMLQAVRALMIVGIVLGAIGCLIAIXALKSLKMGNMEDNVKATMTLTSGVMFLLAGVCGIAGVSVFANLIVSSFRFTTYAGSRYGGGGVLGGLGGSLTPRYTFGTALFVGWIGGAVLVVGGVMMCIACRGMIPSEKRLGYGVAYKAASQHTTVYKDDTKPRLAYDESFRAQSMNGRHSNQQYV; encoded by the exons ATGGGCACCTCAGTGATTCAGCATATCGGCTTCATTCTGGGTGTGTTGGGACAGTTTTTAGTATCTGCTGCTACAGCCATGGATATGTGGGGTTTACAGGACCGGTCTTTCTCAGTCATAACAAGTGTTTACACTTACTCTGGACTCTGGAAATCATGTGTAGAAAACTCATCTGGAATGACCCAATGCAGGCCTTATTTTACCATACTAGGGCTGCCAA TTATGCTCCAAGCTGTGCGGGCACTGATGATAGTGGGGATAGTTCTGGGAGCCATCGGCTGTCTGATCGCCATCTTWGCCCTCAAGAGTCTGAAGATGGGAAATATGGAGGACAACGTCAAGGCTACCATGACACTGACCTCTGGGGTCATGTTTCTGCTTGCAG GTGTCTGTGGCATTGCTGGAGTGTCTGTCTTTGCCAACCTAATCGTGTCCAGCTTCCGGTTCACCACCTATGCAGGCAGTAgatatggaggaggaggagtgctaGGAGGACTTGGAGGATCTCTCACTCCCAG GTACACCTTTGGCACCGCCCTCTTTGTGGGGTGGATAGGCGGGGCTGTGTTGGTCGTAGGAGGAGTTATGATGTGTATTGCCTGCAGAGGGATGATTCCATCAGAGAAGCGACTAGG TTATGGGGTGGCCTACAAAGCTGCGTCCCAACACACAACAGTGTACAAGGATGACACGAAACCCAGACTCGCCTATGACGAGTCTTTCAGAGCCCAGAGTATGAATGGAAGACACTCCAACCAGCAATATGTGTGA